In one window of Hymenobacter nivis DNA:
- a CDS encoding PIN domain-containing protein — translation MADTYAEIRLQLKQAGRPIPENDIWIAALCVAYDVPLLSRDQHFEYVSGLRLQKLGPDIAG, via the coding sequence GTGGCAGATACCTATGCCGAAATTCGGCTGCAACTGAAACAAGCAGGCCGGCCCATTCCCGAAAATGATATCTGGATTGCTGCTTTGTGCGTGGCATACGACGTGCCTTTGCTGTCCCGTGACCAACACTTTGAATACGTGTCAGGGCTACGCTTACAGAAGCTGGGGCCAGATATCGCTGGCTAA
- a CDS encoding DUF6364 family protein: MSTSLTLDSQVVEQAQAYAQATGRSLDELVETMLRANTSPAAVTPTLSPAVQELFGSLKVPDDFDYKESLTEALLERSSK; encoded by the coding sequence ATGTCTACCAGCCTCACGCTCGACTCCCAAGTCGTTGAACAAGCTCAGGCGTATGCCCAAGCGACAGGCAGAAGCTTAGATGAACTAGTCGAAACGATGCTTAGAGCTAACACTTCGCCAGCAGCTGTAACGCCAACTCTTTCACCGGCTGTACAGGAATTATTTGGTTCCTTGAAAGTGCCCGACGACTTTGATTACAAGGAAAGCCTGACAGAAGCTTTGCTGGAACGTTCCAGCAAATGA
- a CDS encoding barstar family protein, whose translation MTIGQTNVNTKAAFHMTMKSQLGFPDWYGVGWDAFWDAVIAVVEMPDCLVLQNW comes from the coding sequence ATGACCATCGGCCAAACCAACGTCAATACCAAAGCTGCTTTTCACATGACGATGAAAAGCCAGCTGGGATTTCCGGACTGGTACGGCGTGGGTTGGGACGCTTTCTGGGATGCCGTCATCGCCGTGGTTGAAATGCCTGATTGCCTGGTGTTGCAAAACTGGTAA